A section of the Humulus lupulus chromosome 2, drHumLupu1.1, whole genome shotgun sequence genome encodes:
- the LOC133815554 gene encoding uncharacterized protein LOC133815554: MAATAATAAVATTAATATTAVAASTAAAATTATTAATASAAAAAATTTTTATAVATAAAATTAAAAATTTAAAATAADATTPTTAADMDRRQREATTALEATIQLARGQAVPFSQPDQPPNAPPQRAKNPSPPIQPASPQWPKELPVAQDDVPIRDPEHQPHSQAGCIVVSKS; this comes from the exons atggctgctactgctgctacggCTGCTGtggctactactgctgctactgctactacggcTGTTGCTGCTTCTACGGCTGCTGcggctactactgctactacggcTGCTACTGCATCTGCTgcggctgctgctgctactactactactacggctACTGCTGTTGCTACGGCTGCTGcggctactactgctgctgctgctgctactacgaCTGCTGCTGCCGCTACAGCTGCTgatgctactactcctactacggCT gcggacatggaccgtcgacAGAGAGAGGCCACGACCGCTCTTGAAGCAACCATTCAATTAGCCCGAGGACAGGCTGTGCCGTTCTcgcaaccggatcagccaccaaatgcgcCACCACAGCGGGCCAAAAATCCGAGTCCTCCAattcagccagcaagccctcaatgGCCGAAGGAGCTGCCTgttgctcaggatgatgtcccaatacGGGATCCTGAGCACCAGCCGCATTCTCAAGCTGGTTGCA